The following proteins are co-located in the Tistrella mobilis genome:
- a CDS encoding AraC family transcriptional regulator translates to MPFYRFDHAPDPMEKAGFSPEEVPRAITAIGADLVAGMGLKEMGVHFHRKAQLIFTLRGIVRCEANDGVWIVPPRCAVWIPGGMPHSAVLSGAVEIYCLFVDPDAAPALPAGCCTVAVSPLLEQLLRHAAHMPVMYDEDGPDGRIATVLLDQLARAPVEQLNFPMPQDPRLRRIAAALMADPADRATIEAWGKRMAAAPRTLTRALSRETGLSFGRWRQQLHILIALQRLDQGAAVQSVAQELGYESAGAFVTMFRKALGKPPARYLAERRRQDGGGTD, encoded by the coding sequence ATGCCCTTCTACCGTTTCGACCATGCGCCCGACCCGATGGAAAAGGCCGGATTCTCGCCCGAAGAGGTGCCGCGGGCGATCACCGCCATCGGCGCCGACCTGGTGGCCGGGATGGGGCTGAAGGAAATGGGCGTCCATTTTCATCGCAAGGCCCAGCTGATCTTCACCCTGCGGGGCATCGTGCGCTGCGAGGCGAATGACGGGGTGTGGATCGTGCCGCCGCGCTGCGCCGTCTGGATCCCAGGCGGCATGCCCCACAGCGCAGTGCTCAGCGGCGCGGTGGAGATCTATTGCCTGTTCGTCGACCCCGATGCCGCGCCGGCCCTGCCCGCCGGCTGCTGCACGGTCGCCGTCTCGCCGCTGCTGGAACAGCTGCTGCGGCACGCGGCCCACATGCCGGTGATGTATGACGAAGACGGGCCCGACGGCCGGATTGCGACCGTGCTGCTGGACCAGCTGGCCCGGGCACCGGTGGAGCAGCTGAATTTTCCCATGCCGCAGGATCCACGGCTGCGCCGGATCGCGGCCGCGCTGATGGCCGATCCGGCCGACCGCGCGACGATCGAGGCCTGGGGCAAGCGCATGGCCGCCGCCCCGCGCACGCTGACCCGGGCGCTGAGCCGCGAAACCGGGCTGAGCTTCGGCCGCTGGCGCCAGCAGCTGCATATCCTGATCGCGCTGCAACGGCTGGATCAGGGCGCCGCCGTGCAAAGCGTGGCGCAGGAGCTTGGCTATGAAAGCGCCGGCGCCTTCGTGACCATGTTCCGCAAGGCGCTGGGCAAGCCGCCGGCACGCTATCTGGCCGAGCGGCGGCGGCAGGATGGCGGC